Proteins encoded in a region of the Elizabethkingia bruuniana genome:
- a CDS encoding agmatine deiminase family protein, producing the protein MQRRKLVLLLLPFILLSCSRDEKADKPSGTTDPSAVLYKMPEESTPHEGTWLQWPHEYQYGTTYRDRLDPTWVAMTRELVQSEKVHIVAYDNREKDRITTLLNDAGVSLSNIDFKIYQTDDFWVRDNGPIYVKDNNGKLFIQDWGFNGWGKKAQYSNCDAIPSKIAASTNVPKIDLNSVMVNEGGSVEIDGNGVLMACKSSILNGNRNPGMTQQQAEDIFTKNLGVTKFIWLEGKAGLDITDMHIDGFARFANSSTIITMNSSDLAYWQVPDNDINNLYNATGKNDTAYRFVKVPLTKNEVTTTYGKKVGRASYINYYIANNRVLVPNYNDPNDAVANNIIQQLYPDKKVVGIDCRNLFANGGMVHCVTQQQPR; encoded by the coding sequence ATGCAAAGAAGAAAATTAGTACTGTTATTACTACCCTTTATTCTGTTATCATGCAGCCGGGATGAGAAAGCCGATAAACCATCAGGGACTACCGATCCGTCCGCTGTTCTTTATAAAATGCCTGAAGAGTCCACTCCGCATGAAGGAACCTGGCTCCAATGGCCTCACGAATATCAATATGGGACTACTTATCGTGATCGTCTGGATCCAACCTGGGTAGCCATGACTAGAGAGCTGGTGCAGAGTGAAAAAGTGCACATTGTCGCTTATGACAATAGGGAAAAAGATCGTATAACAACACTATTAAATGATGCCGGAGTATCATTAAGCAATATCGATTTTAAAATTTATCAAACAGATGATTTCTGGGTGAGAGATAACGGACCTATTTATGTAAAAGATAACAATGGCAAGCTATTTATTCAGGACTGGGGATTTAACGGTTGGGGTAAAAAAGCTCAGTATAGCAATTGTGACGCTATTCCTTCTAAAATAGCTGCAAGCACTAATGTTCCGAAAATTGACCTCAACTCGGTAATGGTAAATGAGGGCGGAAGTGTTGAAATTGACGGAAACGGAGTATTAATGGCTTGCAAAAGTTCTATTCTTAACGGCAACAGAAATCCCGGAATGACGCAACAGCAGGCAGAAGATATATTTACCAAAAATCTAGGTGTTACAAAATTCATATGGCTGGAAGGAAAAGCTGGTCTTGATATTACCGACATGCATATTGATGGATTTGCCAGATTTGCCAATTCATCTACGATTATTACAATGAATTCTAGCGATCTTGCTTACTGGCAGGTTCCTGATAATGACATTAATAATCTTTACAATGCCACAGGAAAAAATGATACTGCTTATCGGTTTGTAAAAGTTCCTTTAACTAAAAATGAAGTAACAACTACCTATGGAAAAAAAGTTGGCCGTGCATCCTACATCAATTACTATATTGCCAACAACCGGGTATTGGTTCCTAATTATAATGACCCTAATGATGCAGTTGCAAATAACATCATTCAACAGCTGTATCCGGACAAAAAAGTTGTCGGAATCGACTGCCGGAACCTGTTTGCCAACGGTGGTATGGTACATTGTGTTACACAGCAGCAGCCACGATAA
- a CDS encoding LytR/AlgR family response regulator transcription factor has product MRVYVLEDEENIRNYILSILKEIPEIVVVGYADQVKTALEEIPKLEPHLILADIQLKDTISFRLFDTLDIEKYKVIFITAFSHYSIQALNLGAIGYLLKPIADDELKAAIQKVIEKNEAYLIQQSQFQLANGYIEKPKEVNRIVLKNRDYLQIVLCDDIVYCEGDKGYTTFFLNNEPGVLVSKVLKEYEALLSTANFIRCHQSYLVNMNYVTRYFKEGYLQLKTGVKIPVSTRKKDDVLRYLEQLL; this is encoded by the coding sequence ATGAGAGTATACGTTCTTGAAGATGAGGAGAATATTCGTAATTATATTTTAAGTATCCTTAAAGAGATTCCTGAAATTGTAGTTGTTGGATATGCAGATCAGGTTAAGACAGCATTGGAAGAAATTCCAAAGCTGGAGCCACATTTAATTTTGGCAGATATTCAGTTAAAAGATACCATAAGCTTCCGGCTATTCGATACACTTGATATCGAAAAATATAAAGTAATCTTTATCACTGCTTTTAGCCACTATTCAATTCAGGCACTTAATTTAGGTGCTATTGGTTATCTGTTGAAACCTATAGCAGATGATGAGCTAAAAGCTGCAATACAAAAAGTTATTGAAAAAAATGAAGCATATTTAATTCAACAGTCCCAGTTTCAGTTAGCTAACGGCTATATTGAAAAGCCAAAAGAAGTAAACAGAATTGTTTTAAAAAACCGCGATTATCTTCAGATTGTACTTTGTGATGATATTGTATACTGTGAAGGAGACAAGGGCTATACTACATTTTTTCTGAATAACGAACCGGGAGTTTTAGTTTCTAAAGTTCTTAAAGAGTATGAAGCTTTGCTTTCTACCGCTAATTTCATTAGATGCCACCAGTCTTATCTTGTTAATATGAATTACGTTACCCGCTACTTTAAAGAAGGCTATTTACAATTGAAAACAGGAGTTAAAATTCCCGTATCAACAAGAAAGAAAGATGATGTTCTCCGATACTTAGAACAGCTTTTATAA
- a CDS encoding tetratricopeptide repeat-containing sensor histidine kinase — translation MPNCLKLRLLYIISIFSLLLATSCNKKAKEQNIAGKQNTDNDFISFAIKTDAISRQKKEKLFSKLDSITNGFNNKDKALYYSFMKYILTTRDSSIYYLNKIDTIGKSQDIRDLVDLYNFKEGFKSDAIGPKITEAVFRKINSEEKRKSPLLFKYYDLMAQAFYINKNMAKSTEYFKLSFENNPEKDMPYEKLKYYEVLFLYAMESSNIKEMEVNQKKAERIARKEKNEYELSRTMDYKAIIYGLKKMPDSGVYYSKKSFQYLESTNRLNPVAYINLVINYQMNKEFDNAIRYGEEGIKWSVKQADSSRMAELYIALSDAYKGKNDYKNALKNLDIYYKLKLKNINDIQKDKVYEIEQKFKSEKKDLTISNLKTRNELNNRIILQQKWIMFIIAGAFLLGGFFLYNFLKRKNLQSKAERLLVENDKLKLEQKTFQLKISPHFIFNTVSNLQGLISEKETTKSISYLTKFARLMRNILEYEKEDFISIEDEIRLLEDYMQLQQMRFKTSFEYNITINDNVRPYFQLVPPMLLQPFVENSIIHGFGNIDYTGKINIIFENKTDFMEIIIQDNGRGAAAQHTVVNKQSLSTSITKQRLNVLFPGTNSSVKAEASDNGFRVEINIPILTED, via the coding sequence ATGCCAAATTGCTTAAAACTCAGACTCCTATATATAATCTCCATTTTCTCTCTGTTATTGGCCACCAGTTGTAATAAAAAAGCTAAAGAACAAAATATTGCAGGTAAACAAAATACGGATAATGACTTTATCAGCTTTGCTATAAAGACAGATGCCATTTCTCGTCAAAAGAAAGAAAAATTATTTAGTAAGCTCGATAGTATAACTAATGGTTTTAATAACAAGGATAAAGCTTTATACTATAGCTTTATGAAATATATCCTTACAACAAGAGATAGCTCAATATATTATTTAAATAAGATTGATACGATTGGAAAATCACAGGACATAAGGGATTTAGTAGACCTGTATAATTTTAAAGAAGGCTTTAAATCGGATGCTATCGGACCCAAAATTACGGAGGCTGTCTTTAGAAAGATTAACAGTGAAGAGAAAAGGAAAAGCCCTCTTCTTTTTAAATATTATGATCTAATGGCTCAGGCATTTTATATCAATAAGAATATGGCTAAATCAACTGAGTATTTCAAACTCAGCTTCGAGAACAATCCGGAAAAAGATATGCCTTATGAGAAGCTAAAATACTACGAAGTTTTATTTTTATATGCCATGGAAAGTTCCAATATAAAAGAGATGGAGGTTAATCAGAAGAAAGCAGAGCGTATAGCCCGAAAGGAAAAAAATGAATATGAGCTTTCCAGAACCATGGATTATAAGGCAATTATTTATGGACTTAAAAAGATGCCAGACAGTGGAGTCTATTATTCTAAAAAATCCTTTCAATATCTTGAATCTACCAACAGACTAAATCCGGTAGCTTATATTAATCTTGTTATCAATTATCAGATGAATAAAGAATTTGATAATGCTATTAGATATGGAGAAGAAGGAATTAAATGGTCGGTAAAACAAGCAGATTCAAGCAGAATGGCGGAGCTCTATATTGCGCTATCCGATGCCTACAAAGGAAAAAATGATTATAAGAATGCCTTAAAAAATCTGGACATCTATTATAAGCTAAAGCTAAAGAACATCAATGATATACAAAAGGACAAAGTTTATGAAATCGAACAAAAATTTAAGTCTGAAAAAAAGGATTTAACAATTAGTAATTTAAAGACCAGAAACGAGCTCAATAACAGGATTATCCTGCAGCAAAAATGGATCATGTTTATTATTGCCGGAGCATTCTTACTGGGTGGTTTTTTCCTTTACAATTTCCTGAAAAGAAAAAATCTGCAATCCAAGGCGGAGAGGCTTCTGGTTGAGAATGATAAACTAAAACTAGAGCAGAAGACCTTCCAGCTAAAAATAAGTCCGCATTTTATATTCAATACTGTGAGTAATCTTCAGGGATTGATTAGTGAGAAAGAAACGACTAAGTCAATTAGCTATCTCACCAAATTTGCAAGACTTATGCGTAATATCCTGGAATATGAAAAAGAAGATTTTATTTCTATTGAAGACGAGATCAGACTTCTGGAAGATTATATGCAGCTACAGCAAATGAGGTTTAAAACCAGTTTTGAATACAATATAACAATAAATGATAATGTCCGCCCTTATTTCCAGTTAGTTCCACCAATGCTGCTACAGCCTTTTGTTGAGAATTCTATTATACATGGATTTGGTAATATAGATTATACCGGAAAAATTAATATTATATTTGAAAATAAGACGGACTTTATGGAAATTATTATTCAGGATAATGGCAGGGGAGCAGCAGCGCAACATACAGTTGTAAATAAGCAGTCTTTATCTACATCAATTACCAAACAAAGACTGAATGTTCTCTTCCCGGGAACCAATTCTTCTGTTAAGGCTGAAGCTTCGGATAATGGTTTTAGAGTAGAGATTAATATTCCAATTTTAACAGAAGACTAA
- a CDS encoding beta-carotene 15,15'-monooxygenase encodes MVRRKIPFFKNWAPDWFVKFFLFLMTLPGIAIFFLPLTNIEAARGYYGCETGDIQFSVILFYAGYVGFYSLERRFFSFLAAREYLLLFVCLQIFNSLICYLTHDIYILFPVRFIQGVLFACNVNLSLTLFFSRLGSERGREISFSIFFGLLICAVPVNNLLTAGIIDAYNFNIIYKGAIFSYIPCLIFLVFAMNHYRSGKRFPLYKLDIQSFMLLSGCLVLFGYIMIFGQEYYWLEDQRILLSVIGIFILSVLMLIRFRAMKRPYIDLRVFRYRNFIIGLVFLFILYICRFASGITNTYFTSALHFDPFYLSYINIFNLLGIIIGVILACCMVIRKIGIRYIWFLGFSLLLAFHVVMYFSFDIEANPFNYFIPLALQGLGVGILMVPTIIYIISAVPFFIGHSAAATALTIRYLGFCASIGIINFFQLLGKSRHYNAFQDHLTILNPAVKSILSKQAGKLSAKGVSKDQIIRASDKLLLKKVEEQSLLRFSMDYYEMMSWLLFATLLLILLFPYLNKTILHLKSRRLSPA; translated from the coding sequence ATGGTTAGAAGGAAAATTCCTTTTTTTAAGAATTGGGCACCAGACTGGTTTGTGAAGTTCTTTCTATTTCTGATGACGCTTCCGGGGATTGCAATTTTCTTTCTGCCTCTAACCAATATTGAAGCAGCTCGTGGATATTATGGATGCGAGACAGGGGATATCCAGTTTTCCGTAATTTTGTTTTATGCAGGTTATGTGGGATTTTATAGTCTTGAAAGAAGGTTTTTTAGTTTTTTAGCGGCCAGAGAATACCTCTTACTGTTTGTATGTCTGCAAATATTCAATTCCCTTATTTGTTATCTTACCCATGATATTTATATCCTTTTTCCTGTCCGGTTTATTCAGGGGGTTCTGTTTGCCTGCAATGTAAATCTCTCCCTTACCTTATTCTTTTCAAGACTTGGCAGTGAGCGGGGAAGGGAAATAAGCTTCTCGATTTTTTTTGGACTTTTAATTTGTGCTGTACCGGTTAATAATCTTTTAACAGCAGGGATTATCGACGCTTATAACTTTAATATTATCTATAAAGGCGCTATATTCTCTTATATACCCTGTCTTATTTTTCTGGTATTTGCCATGAATCATTACCGTAGTGGTAAAAGATTTCCTCTTTATAAACTAGACATTCAGAGTTTTATGTTGCTCAGCGGATGTCTTGTACTTTTTGGCTATATTATGATTTTTGGGCAGGAGTACTACTGGCTGGAAGATCAGAGAATACTCCTGAGCGTTATAGGTATTTTTATACTTTCGGTATTAATGCTTATCCGCTTTAGGGCAATGAAGCGTCCCTATATTGATCTTAGAGTTTTCAGGTACAGAAACTTCATTATAGGTCTTGTATTTCTCTTTATTCTCTATATCTGCAGATTTGCTTCAGGAATTACCAATACTTATTTTACTTCGGCTTTGCATTTTGATCCTTTTTATCTGTCTTATATCAATATCTTTAACCTTTTGGGTATTATTATAGGTGTTATTTTGGCCTGCTGTATGGTTATAAGGAAGATCGGAATACGTTATATCTGGTTTTTAGGCTTTTCACTGCTCCTTGCTTTTCATGTAGTGATGTATTTTTCATTTGATATTGAGGCCAATCCTTTTAATTATTTTATTCCTTTAGCGCTTCAGGGGCTTGGAGTAGGAATACTAATGGTACCTACTATTATATATATAATCTCTGCTGTTCCCTTTTTTATAGGCCATTCAGCTGCTGCTACAGCGCTTACCATACGCTATCTGGGGTTTTGTGCCAGCATCGGGATTATTAATTTCTTTCAGCTTCTTGGGAAAAGCAGGCATTATAATGCTTTTCAGGACCATTTGACTATACTGAATCCTGCGGTAAAAAGTATTTTGAGTAAACAAGCTGGGAAGCTAAGTGCTAAAGGTGTGAGTAAAGATCAGATAATAAGAGCATCGGATAAATTATTGTTGAAGAAAGTAGAGGAACAGAGCCTTTTAAGGTTTAGTATGGATTATTATGAAATGATGAGCTGGCTCCTTTTTGCTACGCTCCTGTTAATCCTTCTTTTTCCCTATCTGAACAAAACGATATTACACCTTAAATCCAGAAGACTTTCTCCGGCCTAA
- a CDS encoding HlyD family secretion protein, which translates to MKKKYTATDKLITKITGWITILVVLILAIWGGISLFSYYKYEQTNDAQVQEYVNPVIARAGGFIVAVKFEENQNVKKGDTLLVIDNREYILQQEQTRAQLIKARAQLKVLESTVHTMSKESSASREQIMANSAKVKKQELDYNRYKKLYDEESATRQKLEDVEATLEVNRSDYKSSQDAYAASVSKIEDVRAEREVVKAEIVRLEALLGRHKLETSYTVVTAPYNGRMGKRSVEVGQMIDVGEPLAFIVNDQTDKWVVANYKETQISGMHIGDKVRIIADSYPDKEFKGTIISLSPATGSSFSLLPPDNSTGNYVKIVQRIPVRIRIDGQRSETEILKVGMNVNVYAPKKHSNG; encoded by the coding sequence ATGAAAAAGAAATACACTGCTACCGATAAGCTTATTACAAAAATCACTGGTTGGATTACCATACTTGTAGTCCTGATATTAGCCATCTGGGGAGGAATAAGCCTCTTTAGTTATTACAAATACGAGCAGACCAACGATGCGCAGGTTCAGGAATATGTAAATCCTGTAATTGCAAGAGCAGGAGGTTTTATTGTAGCTGTAAAATTTGAAGAAAATCAGAATGTAAAAAAAGGCGACACACTTTTAGTTATAGACAACAGGGAATATATTCTGCAACAGGAGCAGACCAGAGCTCAGCTTATTAAAGCACGTGCACAGTTAAAAGTTCTTGAAAGTACTGTCCATACGATGAGTAAAGAATCTTCGGCATCCAGAGAACAGATTATGGCAAACAGTGCCAAAGTAAAGAAACAGGAACTGGATTATAACCGGTATAAAAAGCTTTATGATGAGGAATCTGCCACAAGACAGAAGCTTGAAGATGTTGAAGCAACACTGGAAGTGAACAGAAGTGACTATAAGTCTTCACAGGATGCCTATGCTGCCTCTGTTTCGAAAATAGAAGATGTAAGAGCGGAAAGGGAAGTTGTAAAGGCTGAAATCGTAAGGCTGGAAGCATTGCTTGGAAGACATAAACTGGAAACCAGTTATACCGTTGTTACGGCTCCTTATAACGGAAGAATGGGCAAACGTAGTGTAGAGGTAGGGCAGATGATAGATGTGGGGGAGCCTCTGGCTTTTATTGTTAATGATCAGACTGATAAATGGGTGGTGGCGAACTACAAGGAAACTCAGATTAGCGGAATGCATATTGGTGATAAGGTGAGAATCATTGCAGATTCCTATCCGGATAAAGAATTTAAGGGTACAATTATATCACTTTCTCCGGCTACCGGTTCCAGCTTTTCTTTGTTACCGCCAGATAATTCTACGGGTAACTATGTAAAGATTGTTCAGCGTATCCCTGTAAGAATAAGAATCGATGGACAGAGATCCGAAACAGAGATTTTAAAAGTCGGAATGAATGTGAATGTTTATGCTCCCAAAAAACACAGTAATGGTTAG
- a CDS encoding TolC family protein, translating into MKIFSTLAFMLGTLFPALAKTQVLKNDTLYLSLKQTWQKAEENSRPIQMSNVDADISAARVKDAKLERLPELRIKGSVEKASNIPVYENGLFSKPTQHEVIHTLYRAGADFYFNIYNGNKLNLKVKQEEVLQKIKEIQKDESVSDIHYKAASLYLDLQKSLMFRKLIKEDIEDQKLQLKEIQSLYKNGVILKSDVLRTELDLSKREMTLITIENDILIATQKLNIIMGVPDETVVVPEDIDIRGEKNITYDEYLEQAFRYSFDYHISGQQTELSKLRLKEVKANVRPQVGLYGEFYFANPQIFLYPYNPNWYSLGIIGLKASFSISSLYHNTQKAQAAKLELEKEEIAHKNTEDKIRQDVKEAYLRYTEALEQVKLAEINVSQAKENARIIKNTYFSQTSLITDLLDANIQLLQTRFELESSKIIAQNKYYLLQNVTGTL; encoded by the coding sequence ATGAAAATTTTTTCTACCCTGGCCTTTATGCTGGGGACACTATTTCCGGCATTAGCCAAGACCCAGGTTCTTAAAAATGACACACTTTATCTCTCCCTAAAGCAAACATGGCAAAAGGCAGAAGAAAATAGCCGTCCTATTCAAATGAGTAATGTGGACGCAGATATTTCAGCTGCAAGAGTAAAAGATGCTAAATTGGAGCGTCTTCCTGAACTGCGTATAAAAGGTTCTGTAGAGAAGGCATCTAATATTCCTGTCTATGAAAATGGACTGTTTTCAAAACCAACACAGCATGAAGTCATCCATACACTTTACAGAGCCGGAGCCGACTTTTATTTTAATATTTATAATGGTAATAAGCTTAATCTTAAGGTAAAGCAGGAAGAAGTTCTGCAGAAGATCAAAGAGATCCAAAAAGACGAGAGTGTTTCCGATATTCATTACAAAGCAGCTTCACTGTATCTCGATCTTCAGAAAAGTTTGATGTTCCGGAAACTTATAAAAGAGGATATCGAGGATCAGAAGTTACAGCTGAAAGAAATACAATCTCTTTATAAAAATGGGGTGATTTTGAAAAGTGATGTTCTCCGGACAGAACTCGATTTATCTAAAAGGGAAATGACTTTAATAACTATTGAAAATGATATATTAATTGCTACACAGAAGCTTAATATTATCATGGGAGTTCCTGATGAAACGGTTGTAGTTCCTGAAGATATTGATATCAGAGGAGAAAAGAATATTACATATGATGAATATCTGGAGCAGGCATTCCGGTATTCGTTTGATTATCATATATCCGGACAGCAGACGGAACTTAGTAAACTTCGTTTGAAGGAAGTTAAAGCTAATGTTAGACCACAAGTCGGCTTATATGGAGAGTTTTATTTTGCAAATCCACAGATTTTCCTGTATCCCTATAATCCCAACTGGTATTCGTTGGGTATTATTGGTTTAAAGGCTTCATTTTCTATCTCTTCTCTTTATCACAATACGCAGAAAGCTCAGGCGGCAAAACTGGAATTAGAAAAGGAAGAAATTGCACATAAAAATACTGAAGACAAAATCCGGCAGGATGTAAAAGAAGCTTATTTACGATATACTGAGGCTCTGGAGCAGGTGAAACTGGCAGAAATTAATGTTTCTCAGGCAAAGGAAAATGCACGGATTATTAAAAACACATACTTCAGTCAGACATCTCTTATTACAGACCTTTTAGATGCAAACATTCAGCTTCTTCAAACCCGGTTTGAGCTTGAAAGTTCAAAAATTATAGCTCAAAACAAATATTACTTATTACAAAACGTTACAGGAACTTTATAA
- a CDS encoding AraC family transcriptional regulator produces the protein MGLIAALPDIDKHSRSVFVMHEKSEKLIPFHRHTKGQLSYVEGGIAYITTDNKTYVVPARHFFWIPQGMEHLLRIGHSATVLRSLYFYAHDDDTDPFYTKLGIYPASELLIQMIKYTEVWDEKHVKAKDHNFEFLISLKNILPKVSQYALPIVLPMTDDYQMNKILLYLDLNIGDKHTLVSISDRFGMSERSMSRLFRSTLDISFLQYLKTLRMVKAIELILKSHKSINEIADEVGYSSISTFSDTFHEFTQSRPSDLRKTKGSS, from the coding sequence ATGGGGCTAATTGCAGCATTACCAGATATTGACAAGCACTCCAGAAGTGTTTTTGTAATGCATGAAAAGTCTGAAAAGCTGATCCCTTTTCACAGACATACAAAAGGACAGCTGAGTTATGTAGAAGGCGGAATTGCCTATATTACAACGGATAACAAAACTTATGTTGTTCCGGCCCGGCATTTCTTCTGGATTCCTCAGGGCATGGAACATCTTTTACGCATAGGGCACTCTGCCACGGTGCTTCGTTCACTTTATTTTTATGCGCATGATGATGATACAGATCCATTTTATACTAAATTAGGAATTTACCCGGCTTCCGAACTTCTCATTCAGATGATTAAGTATACCGAAGTATGGGATGAAAAACATGTGAAAGCAAAAGACCACAATTTTGAGTTCCTGATTTCTCTAAAGAATATACTTCCCAAAGTCAGCCAATATGCTTTACCTATCGTCCTGCCTATGACAGATGATTATCAGATGAATAAAATTCTTCTGTATCTGGATCTTAACATTGGTGACAAGCATACTTTGGTTAGTATCAGCGATCGTTTTGGAATGAGTGAAAGATCCATGTCGAGATTATTCAGATCCACTCTGGATATCTCTTTTTTACAATATCTGAAAACGCTGAGAATGGTTAAAGCCATAGAGCTTATTCTTAAATCTCATAAGTCTATTAATGAAATTGCTGATGAAGTCGGCTATAGCAGTATCAGTACCTTTAGTGATACTTTTCATGAATTCACCCAATCAAGACCATCAGATTTAAGAAAAACAAAAGGTTCTTCTTAA
- a CDS encoding DinB family protein yields the protein MNYQILKTIIDTELKRFETISEDEWSYKASPEKWSRKEIIGHLCDSAFTNIRRFVVTQYKENENIVYDQDHWVKAQNYQNIPTAEVINLWKSLNYQIVHIVENMPDEVLQRTSDTSKTTPEILTLEVLIKGYIDHLHHHLKTI from the coding sequence ATGAATTATCAGATTCTTAAAACTATTATTGATACAGAATTAAAACGATTCGAAACTATTTCTGAAGATGAATGGTCTTATAAAGCCTCTCCGGAGAAATGGTCCCGAAAAGAAATTATCGGACATCTTTGCGACAGTGCTTTTACAAACATTCGGAGATTTGTAGTTACCCAGTATAAAGAAAACGAGAATATTGTATATGACCAGGACCATTGGGTTAAAGCTCAGAACTACCAGAATATTCCTACAGCAGAAGTTATTAATCTTTGGAAATCTCTGAACTATCAGATTGTTCATATCGTAGAAAATATGCCTGATGAAGTACTACAAAGAACCAGTGATACCTCAAAAACAACGCCTGAGATTTTGACCCTGGAAGTTCTTATCAAAGGTTATATAGATCATCTGCATCATCATCTAAAAACAATCTAA
- a CDS encoding glycosyltransferase family 87 protein: MDIKTEDPKGFSLSFLNYKTSFWLLLLGFLIISALLLIQTYNRALRIPDGNDFTLYLNASRNFFELKNPYIIESEFDFLYPQTLCILLYPLTLINYKVAILIWYFSGLIALYISFNECFKMADSNGKINKYSLFFLSFIMLFAIAQDNFLNGQVNFIVLCFCVLFFKYLRKSQYILSALFLALAISIKVTPLIFLGFLFFYKELKITVLAVVFSAILIIGIPVLLTNLDFVFSNYKHYLDIFILHRTTNFSESNLHSGYSLTMFLSKYFGKYALIVSAAVSLVYLLIKQLREKTLSPLVFAGYLLCILLISPMSEQHHLIFTFPLLLLLLTSNVNRIINLIVVLLFITFSSLKIEIFISLLILYAALVLQGSKEGSNAYSKMRNAQIPV; encoded by the coding sequence ATGGATATTAAGACTGAAGATCCTAAAGGATTCAGCCTCTCTTTTTTGAATTACAAAACTAGTTTTTGGTTACTATTACTCGGGTTTTTAATCATAAGTGCCTTACTTCTTATTCAGACCTATAACAGGGCATTAAGAATTCCTGATGGTAATGATTTTACACTTTATCTTAATGCTTCCCGAAACTTCTTTGAACTAAAAAACCCATATATTATTGAGAGTGAATTCGATTTTCTCTATCCTCAGACCCTTTGTATTCTACTTTATCCTTTAACCTTGATTAATTATAAAGTAGCCATTCTTATTTGGTATTTTTCCGGTCTTATTGCTTTATACATATCTTTTAATGAATGCTTTAAAATGGCAGACAGTAATGGGAAAATAAATAAATATTCACTTTTTTTCCTTTCTTTTATAATGTTATTTGCTATTGCTCAGGATAATTTTTTAAACGGGCAAGTCAATTTTATTGTACTGTGTTTCTGTGTGTTATTTTTTAAATACCTTAGAAAATCTCAGTACATTCTTTCTGCATTATTTTTAGCGCTGGCTATTTCAATAAAAGTAACACCCTTAATCTTTTTAGGATTTCTGTTTTTTTATAAAGAATTGAAGATTACTGTTTTAGCTGTAGTGTTTTCTGCTATTTTAATTATCGGAATTCCGGTACTTCTCACAAATTTAGATTTTGTATTTTCAAATTATAAGCATTATTTAGATATTTTCATTTTGCATAGAACAACCAATTTCTCTGAATCTAATCTCCATTCAGGCTACTCTTTAACAATGTTTTTGTCTAAATACTTCGGGAAATATGCTCTTATAGTATCCGCGGCGGTAAGTTTGGTATATCTGCTTATAAAACAGCTGAGAGAGAAAACCTTAAGTCCTTTAGTTTTTGCGGGATATCTTTTATGTATACTACTTATCTCTCCAATGAGCGAACAGCACCATCTGATATTTACATTTCCGTTGTTACTTCTGCTTTTAACAAGTAACGTCAACCGTATTATTAATCTCATTGTAGTTTTATTATTTATTACATTTTCTTCTCTAAAAATAGAAATCTTTATAAGCCTTCTTATATTATATGCAGCACTCGTGCTGCAGGGAAGTAAAGAAGGTTCTAATGCTTACAGCAAAATGAGGAATGCCCAAATTCCGGTATAA